In a single window of the Pontibacter russatus genome:
- a CDS encoding bifunctional 3-deoxy-7-phosphoheptulonate synthase/chorismate mutase: MIIQLQQGIPADLKENILRQVKHIGYKASEVKTQRGNYLVGIGKKDFDIRTIGQLPGVADIHRVSEDYKLISRKWRVEPTRIDLGDGVTVGEGSFSIMAGPCSIESEKQIELVVEHLKQNSVRIMRGGVFKPRSSPYDFRGMGIEGLQMFYRICRENGIKIITEVMQVSQIEEMMDYVDVFQVGARNSQNFNLLDALGEAQKPVLLKRGISGTLEELLQAAEYIFSNGNESIMLCERGIRGYENAYRNILDLNAVPVLKAKTHLPVIVDPSHGIGLRDYVADMALAAVMAGADGVTYETHQKPEEAFSDGQQTLNFEESARLIRRMRQTYALRESF, from the coding sequence ATGATCATACAACTACAGCAAGGCATACCTGCCGACCTGAAAGAAAATATTCTGCGGCAGGTAAAGCATATAGGCTATAAAGCCAGCGAGGTGAAAACACAACGGGGGAATTACCTGGTTGGCATCGGCAAGAAAGACTTTGACATTCGCACCATCGGCCAGTTGCCCGGTGTGGCGGACATACACCGGGTGTCAGAAGACTATAAACTCATATCCCGAAAGTGGCGCGTGGAGCCGACCCGCATCGATTTAGGCGATGGCGTAACGGTGGGGGAGGGCAGCTTCAGCATCATGGCCGGGCCCTGCTCGATTGAGAGTGAGAAGCAGATCGAGCTGGTGGTGGAGCACCTGAAACAGAACAGCGTGAGGATTATGCGCGGCGGGGTTTTTAAACCGCGTAGCTCACCTTATGATTTCCGGGGGATGGGCATTGAGGGGCTGCAGATGTTCTACCGCATCTGCCGGGAGAATGGCATCAAAATCATCACAGAGGTGATGCAGGTGTCGCAGATCGAGGAGATGATGGACTATGTGGACGTGTTCCAGGTGGGGGCGCGCAACAGCCAGAATTTTAATTTGCTGGACGCACTGGGGGAAGCGCAGAAGCCGGTGCTGCTGAAACGCGGCATCTCGGGCACGCTGGAGGAACTGCTGCAGGCGGCGGAGTATATCTTCTCGAACGGCAACGAAAGCATCATGCTCTGCGAGCGCGGTATCCGGGGCTACGAGAATGCGTACCGCAATATCCTCGACCTGAACGCCGTGCCGGTGTTGAAGGCTAAAACGCACCTGCCCGTGATCGTGGACCCCTCGCACGGTATCGGCCTGCGCGATTATGTAGCTGATATGGCTTTAGCAGCCGTGATGGCCGGGGCAGACGGTGTGACATATGAAACGCACCAGAAGCCGGAGGAAGCCTTCTCGGACGGGCAGCAGACCCTGAACTTCGAGGAGTCCGCGCGCCTGATCCGCCGCATGCGTCAGACCTATGCGCTGCGCGAAAGCTTTTAA
- the trpA gene encoding tryptophan synthase subunit alpha, whose product MDNRIKTLFEQKPQGLLSVYFTAGYPNLEDTVPIILELEKNGVDLLEVGMPFSDPLADGPTIQQSSDIALKNGMTIPKLFEQLKDIRQRTQIPLVLMGYLNPVMQYGVERFCQKASEVGIDGIILPDLPLADYVREYKEIFERSNLSKIFLITPQTPEQRIREIDSHTNGFVYMVSSASTTGSTNGNAVVNTDYFQRVGKMALRNPGIIGFGIHDRDTFSQACNHAKGAIIGSAFIKALAQEGTLEQNIANFIQRIKN is encoded by the coding sequence ATGGATAACAGAATCAAAACCCTTTTCGAGCAGAAGCCGCAGGGACTGCTGTCGGTTTATTTCACGGCGGGCTACCCGAATTTAGAAGATACCGTGCCGATCATCCTGGAACTGGAGAAGAACGGCGTGGACCTGCTGGAGGTAGGCATGCCCTTTTCCGATCCTTTGGCCGATGGCCCCACCATCCAGCAGAGCAGCGACATCGCCCTTAAAAACGGGATGACCATCCCGAAGCTGTTTGAGCAGTTGAAAGACATACGCCAGCGAACCCAGATTCCGTTGGTGCTGATGGGCTACCTGAACCCGGTGATGCAGTACGGCGTGGAGCGCTTCTGCCAGAAAGCCAGTGAAGTGGGCATCGACGGCATCATCCTGCCCGACCTCCCGCTGGCCGACTACGTGCGGGAGTACAAGGAGATTTTTGAGCGGTCCAACCTCAGCAAGATCTTCCTGATCACGCCGCAGACACCGGAGCAGCGCATCCGGGAGATAGACAGCCACACCAACGGTTTCGTCTATATGGTGTCGTCAGCTTCCACGACAGGCAGCACCAATGGCAATGCCGTAGTAAACACGGATTATTTTCAGCGGGTGGGGAAGATGGCGCTCCGCAATCCCGGCATTATCGGTTTCGGCATCCACGACCGTGACACCTTTTCGCAGGCCTGCAACCACGCGAAGGGCGCCATCATCGGCAGTGCCTTCATCAAGGCTTTGGCGCAGGAAGGGACACTCGAGCAAAACATCGCGAATTTCATTCAACGCATCAAAAACTGA
- the trpB gene encoding tryptophan synthase subunit beta gives MKYAVDENGFYGQFGGAYIPEMLYPNVEELRQNYLNIMQEPAFQEEMQLLLKDYVGRPTPLYFAKRLSEKHDTNIYLKREDLNHTGAHKINNTVGQVLMAKRLGKRRIIAETGAGQHGVATATVCALMGLECIVYMGEVDIERQAPNVARMKMLGATVVPAISGSRTLKDATNEAIRDWINNPEDTYYIIGSVVGPHPYPDMVARFQAIISEEMKWQLKEKTGSENPDYIVACVGGGSNAAGAFYHYLDVPEVKLVAVEAAGMGVDSGESAATSVLGREGIIHGSRTLLMQTEDGQVTEPYSISAGLDYPGVGPLHAHLHQSKRAIFESITDEEALQAVLELTRLEGIIPALESAHALAALDRIGAKPGDVVVVNLSGRGDKDLSTYLDRFQLHG, from the coding sequence ATGAAATACGCAGTTGATGAGAACGGCTTCTACGGTCAGTTCGGGGGAGCCTATATACCCGAGATGCTTTATCCGAATGTGGAAGAGCTTCGGCAGAATTACCTGAACATTATGCAGGAGCCTGCCTTTCAGGAAGAGATGCAACTATTGCTTAAGGACTACGTGGGCCGCCCGACCCCGCTCTATTTTGCCAAGCGCCTGTCTGAAAAGCACGACACCAACATTTACCTCAAGCGCGAAGACCTCAACCACACCGGCGCGCACAAGATCAACAACACGGTGGGGCAGGTGCTGATGGCGAAACGCCTGGGCAAGCGCCGCATCATCGCCGAAACCGGCGCCGGGCAGCATGGCGTGGCCACGGCTACGGTGTGCGCCCTGATGGGCCTGGAGTGCATCGTCTATATGGGGGAGGTGGATATAGAGCGCCAGGCCCCGAACGTGGCGCGCATGAAAATGCTGGGAGCGACGGTGGTGCCAGCCATTAGCGGCAGCCGCACACTGAAAGACGCTACCAACGAAGCCATCCGCGACTGGATCAACAACCCGGAAGACACTTACTATATCATCGGCTCAGTGGTGGGGCCGCATCCTTACCCGGATATGGTGGCCCGTTTCCAGGCGATTATATCCGAGGAGATGAAGTGGCAGTTGAAGGAGAAAACCGGTAGCGAGAACCCTGATTATATCGTGGCCTGTGTGGGCGGCGGCAGCAACGCAGCCGGTGCTTTTTACCATTACCTCGACGTGCCCGAGGTAAAATTGGTAGCCGTGGAGGCAGCCGGCATGGGCGTTGACTCCGGTGAGTCGGCGGCTACGTCCGTATTGGGCAGGGAAGGCATCATCCACGGCAGCCGCACGTTGTTGATGCAGACCGAGGACGGGCAGGTGACGGAGCCTTACTCCATCTCCGCCGGACTGGATTATCCCGGAGTGGGGCCGCTGCACGCGCACCTGCACCAGTCGAAGCGCGCCATTTTTGAGAGTATCACGGATGAAGAGGCGCTGCAGGCCGTGCTGGAACTGACGAGGCTGGAAGGCATTATTCCGGCGCTTGAGAGTGCCCACGCCCTGGCCGCATTGGATAGAATCGGGGCGAAGCCGGGGGATGTGGTGGTGGTGAACCTCTCCGGCCGCGGCGATAAAGATTTGTCAACTTACTTAGATCGATTCCAACTCCATGGATAA
- a CDS encoding phosphoribosylanthranilate isomerase, protein MKVKVCGMRDSENIRQVAALQPDFMGFIFYSGSKRFVGDNLSAALLASLPASIQKIGVFVNEQPDIIKQKAAIYNLDLVQLHGRETPRQCQELQEAGIKVIKAFSVDEGFSFQNTLLYERYCDYFLFDTRGNNYGGNGTVFDWEILKGYIADKPYFLSGGLTLENLQSPEFENLRPKPFAVDVNSGFEQEPGLKKVEELKQLLDKLRVKS, encoded by the coding sequence GTGAAGGTGAAAGTGTGCGGCATGCGCGATTCGGAGAACATCCGGCAGGTGGCGGCGCTGCAACCCGACTTCATGGGCTTTATTTTCTACAGCGGGTCTAAACGTTTTGTAGGAGACAACCTTTCGGCTGCCTTACTGGCTTCGCTCCCGGCATCTATCCAAAAAATTGGTGTTTTTGTAAACGAGCAGCCAGACATCATCAAACAGAAGGCAGCTATATATAACCTAGACTTGGTGCAGTTGCACGGCAGGGAAACGCCCCGCCAGTGCCAGGAACTGCAGGAAGCGGGAATCAAAGTCATCAAGGCGTTCTCAGTGGACGAAGGGTTCTCCTTTCAGAACACCTTGCTGTACGAGCGCTACTGCGACTACTTCCTGTTCGACACCCGGGGCAACAATTACGGCGGGAATGGCACCGTCTTCGACTGGGAAATCCTGAAAGGGTATATAGCTGACAAACCTTACTTCCTGAGCGGCGGCCTGACCCTGGAGAACCTGCAGAGCCCGGAGTTTGAAAATCTCAGACCCAAACCCTTTGCCGTGGATGTAAACAGCGGCTTTGAGCAGGAGCCAGGCCTGAAAAAGGTGGAGGAGCTAAAGCAATTGCTTGATAAGTTGAGAGTTAAAAGTTGA
- the trpC gene encoding indole-3-glycerol phosphate synthase TrpC — protein sequence MNILDEIIAHKHKEVAERKELFPVKLLEKSLYFGTPCVSLEHYLLRPDKSGIIAEIKRRSPSKGDINPHVSVERTSIGYMQAGASALSILTDTNYFGGRSEDLMTARKFNYCPILRKDFMVDEYQIVEAKSIGADAILLIAAALEPARLKELAAFARTLGLEVLLEVHDLEELQSSLNDNVTVVGVNNRNLKTFKTDVGLSFELAKHIPAGFTKISESGLSQPQTLVELQEAGYNGFLIGESFMTSSRPEQAAASFIKELRTLQGKMEALA from the coding sequence ATGAACATACTTGACGAAATCATCGCCCATAAGCACAAAGAGGTAGCGGAGCGGAAAGAGCTATTTCCGGTAAAGCTGCTGGAGAAAAGCCTCTACTTCGGAACTCCCTGCGTGTCGCTGGAGCATTACCTGCTGCGCCCCGACAAGAGCGGTATCATCGCCGAAATCAAGCGCAGATCCCCTTCCAAAGGCGATATCAACCCGCACGTGTCGGTGGAGCGGACCTCGATTGGATATATGCAGGCGGGCGCCTCGGCTTTGTCCATCCTCACGGATACAAACTATTTCGGCGGACGGAGCGAAGACCTGATGACCGCCCGGAAGTTCAACTACTGCCCCATCCTCCGCAAGGATTTTATGGTGGATGAATACCAGATTGTGGAAGCGAAGTCCATCGGAGCCGATGCGATCCTGCTGATCGCGGCAGCTTTGGAGCCTGCCCGGCTAAAAGAACTGGCCGCCTTCGCCCGGACTTTAGGGCTTGAAGTATTACTGGAGGTACATGACCTGGAGGAACTGCAAAGCAGCCTGAATGACAATGTGACGGTGGTGGGGGTGAACAACCGCAACCTCAAAACCTTTAAAACAGACGTGGGTTTGTCGTTTGAACTGGCGAAGCATATACCGGCTGGCTTCACAAAGATATCTGAGAGCGGCCTGAGCCAGCCGCAGACACTGGTGGAGTTGCAGGAGGCGGGCTACAACGGCTTCCTGATCGGGGAGAGTTTTATGACGAGCAGCCGGCCGGAGCAGGCGGCGGCGTCCTTTATTAAAGAACTGCGGACGCTGCAGGGGAAGATGGAGGCGCTGGCGTGA
- the trpD gene encoding anthranilate phosphoribosyltransferase produces the protein MKEILNHLFEHKTLTREQAREVLANVTAGKYNQSQISSFLTVYMMRSITVEELEGFRNALLELCHRVDLDAYDPIDLCGTGGDGKDTFNISTLSSFVVAAAGVHVAKHGNYGVSSSCGSSNVLEALGIKFTTDTDLLERSIDKYNICFLHAPLFHPAMKSVGPIRRDLGVKTFFNMLGPMVNPAFPKRQMVGVFSLELARMYGYLFQQQPDVSYSIIHTLDGYDEISLTSPFKVISDNREALYDAEKLGLPTLQREQIQGGGNIDSSARIFLEVIQAKGTEAQRAVVAANAGMALMTAKPELAPQEAVALAKETLESGKAYDLFKRLIQDKELATA, from the coding sequence ATGAAAGAGATACTGAATCACTTATTCGAGCATAAGACGCTTACCCGGGAGCAGGCGCGGGAAGTGCTGGCCAACGTGACGGCGGGCAAATACAACCAGAGCCAGATTTCGAGTTTCCTGACGGTGTATATGATGCGCTCCATTACGGTGGAGGAACTGGAAGGCTTCCGCAACGCCCTCCTGGAACTCTGCCACCGCGTGGACCTGGATGCGTACGACCCGATAGACCTTTGCGGAACGGGTGGCGACGGCAAGGATACCTTCAACATTAGCACGCTGTCTTCCTTTGTGGTGGCCGCCGCCGGGGTGCATGTGGCCAAGCACGGCAACTACGGCGTGTCTTCGTCCTGCGGCTCGTCTAACGTGCTGGAGGCATTAGGCATCAAATTCACCACCGACACAGACCTGTTAGAGCGCAGCATCGACAAATACAACATCTGCTTTCTGCATGCGCCGCTGTTTCATCCGGCCATGAAGAGCGTGGGCCCCATCCGGAGGGATTTGGGCGTGAAAACATTCTTTAACATGCTGGGCCCGATGGTGAACCCGGCCTTCCCGAAGCGCCAGATGGTCGGCGTTTTCAGCCTGGAGCTGGCCCGGATGTACGGCTACCTGTTTCAGCAGCAGCCGGACGTCAGCTACAGCATCATTCACACCCTCGACGGCTACGACGAGATCTCGCTGACAAGTCCGTTCAAGGTTATCTCTGACAACCGGGAGGCTTTGTATGATGCCGAAAAACTGGGCCTCCCAACACTGCAGCGCGAGCAGATACAGGGCGGGGGCAATATAGATTCCTCCGCCAGGATTTTCCTGGAGGTGATACAGGCCAAGGGCACCGAAGCACAAAGAGCCGTGGTGGCCGCGAACGCAGGCATGGCCCTAATGACTGCCAAACCGGAACTTGCCCCGCAGGAGGCCGTGGCGCTTGCGAAAGAAACACTTGAATCTGGCAAGGCCTATGATTTGTTTAAGAGGCTGATACAGGACAAAGAACTTGCAACGGCATAG
- a CDS encoding anthranilate synthase component II, giving the protein MEVLVIDNYDSFTYNLVHLLQELGATVTVRRNDKITLEEVGEFQKIMLSPGPGIPEEAGILKDIIRTYGANRSLFGVCLGHQAIGEVYGGRLFNSSEVWHGVATPVRVVSEDEPLFRNIPQQFGTGRYHSWLVGQDLPECLLPTAVDETGHIMALRHKEHDVRGVQFHPESVLTEHGRQMIKNWLDS; this is encoded by the coding sequence ATGGAAGTCCTTGTCATCGATAACTACGATTCGTTCACCTACAACCTGGTACACCTGCTCCAGGAACTGGGCGCCACGGTAACCGTGCGCCGGAACGATAAAATCACGCTCGAAGAGGTTGGTGAGTTTCAGAAAATCATGCTCTCGCCTGGCCCCGGCATTCCGGAAGAGGCGGGCATCCTGAAAGACATCATCCGGACCTACGGTGCCAACAGGAGCCTGTTTGGCGTGTGCCTTGGGCATCAGGCCATCGGGGAGGTATATGGCGGCAGGCTGTTCAACAGCAGCGAGGTATGGCATGGCGTGGCGACGCCGGTGCGTGTGGTAAGCGAGGACGAGCCGCTTTTCCGGAACATCCCGCAGCAGTTCGGGACAGGCCGCTACCACTCATGGCTGGTGGGGCAGGACCTGCCGGAGTGCCTGCTGCCAACGGCGGTGGACGAGACGGGCCATATCATGGCGCTGCGCCACAAAGAGCACGATGTGCGCGGCGTGCAGTTCCACCCCGAGTCGGTGCTGACGGAGCACGGCAGGCAGATGATCAAGAACTGGTTAGATAGTTAA